In Lathyrus oleraceus cultivar Zhongwan6 chromosome 2, CAAS_Psat_ZW6_1.0, whole genome shotgun sequence, the DNA window CAAGAAGATGATCATGAACCAAGTTTCCAAAACAACACCTTTGTCTCAACCAAAGGATAACATGAAGGATTCAACAACGAGAGGTAAAGAATGTGGGTTGAAGAAAGCGATGGAGTGTGTTAAGAGGAGGCAATGTTGGTTGATATTGAAGAGGATGTTGGTAGACAGAGATGGTTGGGATTTGAAAGATCCTCCAAAAATAGCAAAGTCTGATAAGTGTAAGATAAAGGCAATAGGTTTGAAGGAAATAGAGAGAAAAATGAGGTTGTATGCAACAGAGGATGAGTTTGCTAGCGACATGAGGCTTGTGTTCTCTAATGCAATGGTAACGTATCCTCCAAGGAATCATATTTACCAAATTGCAAAAAAGTTTAGTGACACTTTTGAACACAAATGGAAGTCATTGAAGGATATGTGGGAACTTGAGGATACAAAAAGAAGCAACATTCACAACAGTACAAGATACTAAAGAGAGCTTATATTCTGTTTTCAATTGATTTTATTGTATAAAATGTTTTTGAAAGACCAACATGTTTGTCAATTAATGTATTATTAGTTTTCAATTCTGTCAAGTTATTGTCAAGCATTCTAAGTAATTGCTAACTTAATTAGAAAGGAGGAAAAAATACAACACTGTCACATCATAGTCTAATACAATTTTTTCACTATTGGTTACAATACATAGTTTTTTTGAATGTCAAAGGTACAAATTAGTGTTGAAAGATTTTAACATGTTTTACTAAAACATAATTTTAATATTGTTTGTATAATTAATTTCTTGAGAAAGTTCATAATTGTATCATAATGTAATGATAGCAAAACTTGAGTTATTTTATTAGAAAGTTAATAGCAGTTAGATTACATGTAACTGTGGTTGATTCATATTGCAAGGAGATTTGTTTTTCGTAATTAAAACAAGTAGTAAATGCTTCAAATTACTTCTCTTTGGAAGTATTATTGTAAGTAGTTGCTTCTCTCCATgcacaaggcaacaatatattACGTCACTACCATGCACTTGCACATAAAGTTAAGACAGAAAAATTAAGTATGCTTAAATTGGGCCATGGTATTAATCCTAACTTATTCTCAAATATTAGATGAACGAGACTTTTGATATAAATCATCACTTACTAAATCCATTTGAAATGCATAAATGGACAAAATATTCTCAGAGAACAAAAATTCAGTCTATACTTAAGATTAATTCTCAAAACATATTATCTAAATAAGCTAAGTTTTAAGCCATATTGATGGTAAGATACGAGATCTTGTTATATTGAGGTCGTCTCCCACTCTGATTATTGTTTCCACATCTATTTTACCATTGACCTTGGTTTTTGTTGTTCGGGGAAGTTTGAGCATGTGGAggttgatgttgtggttgatacCGAGACAATTGTTGTTGGTATTGGAGAGCAGCAACATATGGGTAATATGGCATGGGAGGCATAGGAGCTTGCCATTGAGGGTGAACATTTGCCATGACAACATTGATCTCTCCTTCCATCCTCTTGGCGAAGCTACCTTGAGGTTTCTTGGCCATTGCCTACTGGTTAGCAGTGTCAACAATCTTCCCAGTTTTTAAGTCGTTTTCAATACATTCGTTAATTGTCACAACGTCAGAGAAATTTAAGGACATACTACCAACCATTTTCTCTACGTACAAACAATGAAGTGTGCCCATGAAAATATCAACCAATTATTTATTGAACAACATAGGTCAAACGTGAGCAACCATTTCTCGCCATTTCTGAGCGTACTCTTTATAGGTTTCGTTCATTCACTGAATCTGATTTTGCAATTGCAATCTTGTaggagccatgtccaagttgtatttATACTGTTTCAAGAAGGCTTCAGACAAGTCTTTTCCAAGATAGGATCTTGCTACGCTCGAGGCAAATATACTAGTCAAGAGATGCCCAATACATGATATATTGAAAGCAATGAATAAGCAACGCGTCATTATCAATGTAGGAAGTCATCTTCCTGCAGTACATGGTGATGTGGCTTCTCAGACAACTAAGCCCTTTGTATTTTTGTAGTTATGATGCCTTTAACTTTGGAGGTAAGATCACGTTTGGTACAAGACATAATTCTTTCGCGTATATACCATACGCGGAAAACCCCTCAATAACCTTGATGCGATCATCTAACAACTGATATTCAACATGCTTGCTTTCACTTCCACCAGGACCATTCTGATTGATAACCATACCTTGCAGATAAGCTTGAGAATTAGGAAACTAAGCAGCTTGCGGTGTAGTTTGAGCAGGTTCTTGGGGATAAGCAGGTTGAGGAAACATTTGAGCAGGATACATTGCACCAGGATTAACAGTCTGACCAGGTTGGACCCCATAGGAAGCATAGGGTGCCCAGGATAAGCAAACGGAGGTACAACAACAGAAGGTGCCCCAGGATGGGCTATAGGTATTCTAGATTGAAGGCCTTGGTACAAATATTGAGCAGTAGGATGAACAACTTGAGAAGTAATTTCAATATGAATGTGAGGATCTATGTAGTCAGGCTCATTTTCAGTAGGTGCCTTAGCAGTTACAACCACTCGAGAATGTTGATGTTGTTCATCATGATTGTCAACGTCCACTACTTGAAGAGATAGATGGGGAGGCATTCTCCATGGATGAACAATAAAATTTCCATTGATCGGATGCACATGCATTGGCTGGTTGATTCGAGATACAACAGAATGCAGACTAGGCCCTAAAATAGAGCCTAGTTGATTTGAGATAGAATATATTTTCCCCCAGCTTGTCACACTCTGTCTAAAAAAAGTTTTTGCGAATGTTTTTAGGGTACCAAAGTTCCCTAAGGGTTGATTCGAGTTAGAACATATATAATTGTTTCTCAATGCTCCAAGTTCTTCAAAACAACAATTCATTTTTTTCTAGTTTATTTTGGAAAATATCAAAGTTGTTGAGAAATTtgtattcatcatcatcactatcatcataatcatcatcatcatttaagataatgatgatgatagtgatgaCAATGAATCTGAATTACTCAACAAATTGATGCTTTTCAAAATAAACTAGAAGAGAATGAATCGTTGCTTTGAAGAACCTGAAGCATTGCACTAAATTCTATATGTTAAAGAGCAAGAGATGAATTACGAGATCCATGCAATTCGAAAAATAGTGGATCATCTAAGTGGTTTTTCAAgaataatataattttttaaattattatcTTTAAATAAAATTTGAATGGTTGTATATGTTTATTGAGGGGTAAGGGAAAAACAGTAATCcacatattttataataaactcatATACATATCACCACGGTTGAAATATATAATCGTGGTGAATTGTTAATATTATATGTGCTTTAATTAAATTGATGTTATTGGGTTTCAAACCCATGAACTATATATATCACAACAGTTATTAACTATATCCGTTGTGATAGGTAGCACGCTACCTAGTTTATCACTACGGTCAATCACCTATGGTGGAAAACAACACATTTACAACCACATTCTACCTAACCACGACTGGTTAACCGTCATGGTATCCCTTTTACAATCATGGTGAAAAGGTCTTTACATAATAGTGGGTGATTCTATCTCTTTCTAACAGCCAAACACGTTTTTCTATTTGGATCCACCAAGCCTCCTCACTTTTTAGGATGTCATTTAGCTCTTTCTCAACTTCAAAGATATCTTTGAAATTATCTTGGATATGTACTTGTCTTCTAAGGCTTCGGGTATAAGGCTGAAAGGTCCATAGCTAGGGGACAACATATGGTTCCTGCTATGATTTTTTTCGCTTTGTTGATGATTTTTTCCCTAAATTCTATAGATCTGATCCAAGGTCCGAAAGATTGTTTAGCATTGGGTTCCAAGGATTTTTTTCTAGCTTGAGTGCATAAATCTTTTGAATGTCCAATGATACCACAGTTgaaacaaaataaatggattttCTCATATTTGAAGTCCACCCATGTAGTACCATCTTTAACACCGCCGAGATACATTCCTAACTAAAGGGTCTTTCTAGAGTCAAATAGGATTTTTGTTTTAACAATTGTGGCCTTATTTGGGTAGCTATATAGTTCAGACTCCAAAACCTTTCTAAGCTTTGCTCCGATTTTACACCTCATCTGTTTAGATCTGATTTTCAGAGATATTCCCCAAATTATGACCAAACTAAAGTCCAAGTCTTTGTAATTGCAGGATTCCATAGTCTTTGTAATTGCGGGATTGTCCATGGAGATGTGTTTGAGCCCCAATTCTAATTCCATAACTTTTATACCTACTAGGTGACACCAAATTCTAGCTAGACCAAACTATAGGGATAGTTTATGAATAAGCTTTTGAGATAGGAACTTTCCAAGAACAAATTTTTTAGTTCTTTATACGCTTCTTGCACATCCTCGTCTTCCCAAACACAAAAACTAGGGTCTTCAGCAGAACCTTGATTAGGAATGTTGGTATCTATGAACTGATGAGCACTTTTTTGTTGATAGTCTTGCTTGTTGATTTTTTCTCCTGTTGATATATTTGATGTAACATGCAGAACCGAAGAAGACAAATCAATGACTTGATCCCTGTAGGAGCTAAACCTTTTTCCGTTGTCCAACAGTCTTTTATCGTCCATGGAGTCTGAATGCAGCACACCGAAAAAATAAGCAAAATTGAAAAGGAACCGAGTAAAACACCTGATAACGATCTAAAAACACAGACTTTACAAAATTGGGTGCTCATAAGGGAATGGTCAAACACTAGAGACAGATACAGGAACCAGAAACACCAAGTTGACAAAGAAAGAAAAGATGGCGGAATTCTTGCAAATCGcaaaaaaatcaagaaaaaacTCAGGAGTAACCTGAAACAAAAAGAACACTCACTCTAAATTACAGAAATATAGAGGAGGAAATGAGAAATCAACTTAAGAGAGATAACAGAAGTCGAGGACACGGAAGTACAGAACAAGAAAAAGAGATTCCACGATAGAAAATCAAATAAACTTTTCATAGTCAAAATTATTGACTTTATTCTTGATTTGCATATTTCTTGTATCCCATTGAAATTGCTCTATTCTAAGTTTTGTGTATGAGAGTTTGACACTAGTCACTTTTTTTACAAATAACAATAGAAAAAACTAAAATTAAGTTTAGTGTTCTATAGATATATTAAAATACATAATTAACTTTATTATGATGAACTTTTATTATATAAATCTTTAATTTAtataattttgaattaaaaactAACTTTTTAAATTTTGTGAAATTTAATCGATAAGAGATAGACTTTTTATGGATTTTCCGTGCAAATAAAGGAGAATGaacaaaattatttaaatttaaaataaaaattaattttataaataagataaaataagaacatcaaaataatattttaaaaaattaaaatataaatagACATTAATTGTCATGTATTGGGGAGTAAGTTTATCAATGTTTGTTAAAGGAAAAGTAAAGCATTATTCATATGAGCAGTGGCAgagccagataaaaaaatttgggatgactgctaacgtaaaataaagattataaataaaatgtaaatagtattttaaataaaatattaaagttaaaataaatacaaagttaattgctaaaaatttaaattacatgacttaaaactaacttaaagtaatgctttacgcgttccgagtgacttgaaatcgtcaataattgactccgaactaatgcttgcactaatctccctttcaatatatactgcCATGCTATCTTCAAGAAACCCATCATtcatcttgtttctcaacttagtcttaataattttcattgctgaaaaagacctctcagttgtggtcgtagaaacgggaagagtcatgataagacgaagtagtttatcaatcaagaagtaagtttcagcctgcctagatgcaaccaaacatgaacatagttcttgaatagttgataaattattcaagtttgatgcttgacgagcaacaaatagaaaatgttggagttggaatttcaaattattcttctcttgatcactaaaattcataggataatatttttcaactaaagaacaaatagtatcaatgctaaaagctttatatccatccttaggagataaagaacaagaaagagttaacaaatccattgtCTGCTCACTAAATCTactattcaactcttgtaactgtttgtcaatggtagtgaaaaagatttcaactttaaagtaatgttgaattgtgacttgattctcttcaagacgggagcgtccaaatcttgttgttgaatgaacatcattaagatcaggaatctcaataccatgcttttcacaaaaagataccactttagtaaacaatatatcccaaccattttctctcaaaccttgaataagatgtttttttgaacgaaccaagttcatagcattaactacatcttgattttttttgtaaggcttgacaaaccatatctgttattcccatgatttctttcatcaagtgcaaaataaatataaaatcaaatgccttcaagtaattgtaacaactatctgcatccccacgtgtagcataactccctctattttttgcaatttttttaaaactaaacaagttgcttcatacatgtttatcaagctagaaattgaatcgtaatgtgatccccaacgagtatctccggctcgtttcaatgtaccaacttgatttgcacctttaccagttacaatctcatcaatctctaacaaataagcaatttcttctaattgggcagcttgtaactcatcatgacgctttgtagaagaacaaacaacattcacaataaagatcagcttctcaaaaaatttatgaacaggtttgacttctcttgatgatgtaactaatgcaagttgtaatcgatgagcaaaacaatgaacatagtatgcataaggatAATCCTTCATAAAAGGGCTTGTAAATCATTCCATTCTCCTCTCctattgctagcaccatcatatCCTTGACCAtgaatgttagaaacatcaaggttatgtcgagaaagtatatcacatattgcttccgtaagagttaaagatgtggtgtctttaacatatgccacatcaaaaaatctctcttgtattaaaccaaatttatcaacaaatcttaatacaaaAGCCATTTattccttttttgactcatcacgagcttcatcaacaatgatacaaaatttggaatcaccaatttcctcacgaatactctttttcaccctactagaaagaatttgcaagagctctttttgaatttgatgtgaagtatacttgtaattttgtggagcattttccaacacaacttttgcaacttcatcattgtaggatgctacaagtttcaataactcaagaaagttaccttgattttttgatttgctactttcgtcaTGACCCCaaaaagcacaagcttgtagtgttaaccaacaaacagtgtcaattgaagtcttgagtcgtaaccgattattcattctttgacttgaactttgcacttgaataacatttctaatatgaccatcttgattcaacaagtcttgacaagctttcattgcattgttgtgtggtgagcaaggatccttccctgtgtgtttaagaaaggaataatgttttccattcctaactttcttccaatttctaaaacccatagaaataaagacaagtgatccgagacgtccacttagttttttgctaaaaagatgacatggtaagcaatatgcggcatcttcagatggtgaatattctaaccatgatagaaatatgctaaaccaagtatgttgaaaccttctcggatgatcttcgttaccggacaaaggatagttttctaaatgaatttgatatggaccccattttagataaactcttcgtattgcatccacttgatttggtggatattgccaaatcggaggacgctttccaggatcgtgttccaaagaattttcaaaatcatgatgctcttcaattgttggattctcaagaactgtttcagattcggatgtcgggattataatttcttcatctctctcttctctttcaatttcacatgctttccttttgaaaaaagaatcaattttcctattattcatctttactcttcctataatatcatatcagatccaaaacTCAATTTAcagaacataaaaattaaaagagaaaaaaattaataaacttaattaatcaactttaatccgttttcaaataccggtaacttcactattagaaattagcagcaacaatgattaaataaactTTATTACAATGTTATGATTTGACTTAATAAACCTCctatagattattttaacacatcaagaaagaagaaccctacaaatctcaaaaacacaaatcaagcaatgactttaatttgttactttttataaaagaagaatgaataaagttttttacctgttagatgtcgatcactttaatctgttccaATTCCGAtgccggtagcaaacccatatgagaaagaaaggaaaggtaagagttttttaccttatctgtattttaacctaactttgaatgaaaaagaaaaaatataaattaattttaattttaaataagaatcttttagtaatttaatatatatgaattaaaaaaaataaaaagttgaggggGTGGCCGTTGCCTTCCCACGCtccccctcagttccgccactgCATATGAGTGTCACAATTTATTGATAAATAGTGTAAAATATCTTGTATCAATTAAActtatttaaatatatttattaaatattttaattttaaataaataattttaaaacaaaaacaaaaggataaattaaaattattccgttgtaaaaatatttattaatattCAAAGACTTATTTTTTAAATGACCTTTGCGCTTGTTTGTTAcaatttttaaaacaaaataaaaaataaaaaattcatttttttgTTTGCTATAAAATTTTAAGAGGTTTTAAAAAAAATCAGATGAGAAATTAGTTAGAACAACTTCTCATAAAGAAATTAAAGTTGCGATGACTCAttcataataaaattttaaataataattaaaaaaacaGATTGAATATTTAAAGTTGTTTTAAGTATTAATGGTGTATCTCTAAATATCGTACGATCAAATAAAATCTAATTTTCGAATAAGATTTTATATTTAAAGTTATGTTATATACTTATTCCTCATTTAGCTAGACATCTATCCTTGTGTCTTTGGGAACTTGAAATTCAAGTTAGTGAAGGCTGTTTGACAAGTGCATTAAATATGGAAAAAAAGAAGAACAAAGTGCATAAAATGAAAATTTAAGGAAATTTTAATAGTGAAGACATTTAGgaattttttttatctaaataactctaattttaaaaaaaatccaaaataaccTATTTTTCAGATTAATTATCAAATTGCTCCACTTTTAAAAGGAGacgtcagatgaattggcgccTGCTCTTAAATTTagagaggagacgccaattgaATTGTTTAGTGCACCTAGTGctgtcaatccaattggcgtctgTGTGTTAATTTTTaaaggagacgccaattggtctgacacTTGTGTGTTTcgtaatttttttaaaaaacatTGTACATTTTAGATAAAGTTGAAATCAGAACAATTCATATCGTGTTTACACAAAAAGACTAATGTCGATGACCGAGATCACCTAACCGATCTCtggtcccacatcccctagctaccaTAACTCGTGGCCCTAATCCACATTGATGATTCATCCcaggtgtttgagtatctgagggcccaggaacatcaccaccaaTTGTAGGAGATTGCCTGAGATATTTAGACAAATCagcgtagtcttgtgtatgcattGAAGGACTACCACCATAactgagttcatgacccatgccagagtagttgggttgtgtaTGAGTTGTTGGAGGATGACCAAGAtgattgaagggagacattggtgtgaatgacacgtcgaggaaaggttgaaatgattgttgtggtgtttggtagccatatgattgttgaaggttttggttttgtgatgtttgggcttcttggctatagtaggaGGAGGGACGATTGGTGTTAAATGACCgctgagtgttttggctaagCCGACTATgatagggtgatgtgttgggtgtcttgatgatgatctacttgttggtggtggtacgaGGTATGCTCTTagtattgtggttgggtgtttggcatgttagggttgtaggtttgtgtgtttgtggatcggaaattttgatggatagggggttgtgagtaaccggtctgacaatgttgtcgggtgttagatgttgaaccttctGGTGTGTAAGTTTCTTAGTTTGGGTCGTATAGGTAtatatcctcggcgatgaactcaaatccaaccgatttgtaccaaaccatataattacgacttggtttttcttcagttggcatcacaAAGTTAGTTAAGACATGATCTTGTCGGTGCTTCTATTTTCGATACACAGATCTGGCGAAGCTTTACcatgggttaaagttccattggtcgttaactttgtGTAAATGCCATTCCTTGAGGTTTGTCGGGGGATCtaggatgtgttgaagcatatCAGACTACAATTTAACACGATCACTATTGTGCATAtccacagtggtgaatcttatgatcggtgtgcatgcagtccaaacaGTTACGTCTTGTTCattgatttcatggtcatgattCAAATTTAGATATGAACGCCAAATGAATTGAAATGTGaacatatattagattataaatttgttagaagaaattaacaaattattatGAAATAATTAGTTTAATGGAAATAcatctgtcggtcgaaggtgatccaagagattgcgatactaggtaatacagtgtctaggacatctgttataactcataccacgtgccgaccatctgcaccataaaagtaaaaatattatttagagataataatcgctaaagtaagtaaatatagtccatttTTAAAAACTTACTTTTGTGCGTACGGAAATGTGAATGGTTGTTGTTGACGAGCACTAGGGATGGTAGTCTGGACCAACCCCATGCTAGGAGCAAACGtcacatccagaaaatgtagatgtgtctttgtgtgcatttttacacaaagagctataaagataagcCAAACAAGCAGACCTTCAATTATAACTTCTTATgctatctacatgtcttagtaaaggtaaatacataacatgcatactagaaccactaccttcgggaaataaaaataaaccaattaaaagcataatataaCACCTAGTTATTATTATTCGAGCCTCTTCGGTAGAATTCTCATCTAACTATAAGCTGTTATGAtatgccttaaggcgtgaaaggagtataccttgatctctcgagttatcatctaacaagtTAGAATtcaagaggtccatgcaaattaAATTCGCATAGTTAGTTTTACTATTTACCGCCTTACCTTCGATAGGCAGTCCCAATAACATATAGACATCTTTTAACGTCACGGTACATTCACCGGTTCGAAACCAGAATAtgtgtgtctcgggacgccatctttcacataatgCAAGAATACATTTAGTATCAACCGACCAAGACATTATTTTGCTTACATGTCCAAAATCAGCGAGTTTGACATAAGGTTGAATAATCACGTCCATGTGAACAAATTCGTGGACACGAGTTCGAAACCTAGAAACatcctaaaaaataaaaaataaaataagttactttataaaaaataaacaacaaaataagttactttaaaaaaaacaaattaagttACTTTAGAAAAATAATACAAGAGTTAAATGCTTACATAAGTTGTTATGTTTTCAATTGTGCCTCTATACGATTCACCCATAGTGAGCAGAGACATCTTGTCGTAGTAAATATATGAAAGAATGGTTGTTGTAGTTGAAAGAGTGGTTGTTGCAGAGGAAGAAGTCATTGTTGGTGATGAAGAAGTGAAACTTGTATGAATATTTATAATGAGAGACATGCAAAGACATGCAAAAGTTTGGATGCATGGATAATTGGGCTTGATGTAGGCGTCAATTGGTTTGGCTTACACATGCAATCTTACAATGCAAGCGCCATATGGATTGTCGCCTCCTAGGCTTGCATGCATGCATGGTCTTCACATAGGGTGCAGGATGCATGACTATCTACATGCAGAATTTCGAGGTCTTTAAGGTGCCACATGGATTGGCGCCCATGTACTAATATTACATGCAGACGCCAATAGGACTGACGCTAGGGTTTGCATGCATGCCATGTCACATGGATATTTAAGTGTCTTACAATTTCATTCTACAATCAACATAAATTCATTTGCACCAAAAATTTACTTTCCATCTGCACCcaaatattacaatgtcatctGCATCCAAATATATTATCAATGCTCACTACAACGGTGAGACATATGAGTCTGATGTATACGAGTTTTCTTTTTGAAACACCGATACTATCCGCtttacgatcaagagaaattcaaatttcttgcatttgaaaaaatgaattgaATCTTGCATAGGATCTGGTCTTGCGTCACAaatcacgtatcaaaatccaatttaTTTCGAGAATAGTCAATGTAAATTTGACCCGCTAAAGGTACgggacgatgaagatgttgaatatatgtttgttagtcacgaaaattctggttgcaactctattgagttatatattactcttcaaccaagtatacTGTCTCAGCAATCTCAAATAACTAATAAAGttgaatctgatgaatttgattcagAAAACTCAGATGAAGCCGACCTAGAAGTAGAAGCAGAAGTCAACgtcattgatgaagaagaagagagaCTGAGACACAGGTCGATCTTATGTTGAATAACAACATTGAAGCTGACGATCATCCAACgccattacctccaagtcatgtatataatcctcctcaacatatgacaaacatggattTGCATGACGATAAAATATCCAACAGTGTTTTTATAACCTGTATCCACGATCAGAGGGTGAGTTAAAAGTGGGAGACATGTTCCGCACTAAAGAGGAATATGTGTGAGCTATCgaaaaatttcacatgaataactctGTTAATTTCACCGTGAAACACACTGATTtgagaaggtatgtcatcgaatgtcataacatccttTACAAGTTTCGGTTGGCTGCGTCTCACAAGAAGAGAAGCGGCGCTTGGGAGATAGCTtctatagacccacctcacagttgcattaTAACTAATGTTGtacaagatcaccgtaaattaagtgttgcattgatatgtcaaaacattttgccgcttgttaacaaagacccatcagggaaggtgagtataataatatctaatatcagaacaagatataattatactccatcttacaagaaagcatggattgcaaggacaaaggttgttgaacatATATTCagcaactgggaggattcatacaaagaattgtcATGGTTTTTATGGGCACTTAAAACATACGCACCAGGAACTATTGCAATTATGGAGAGACTGCCAGCATTTACGCCAGATGGAACTTGTGTTGCTggaaatagaatctttcaccACCTCTTTTGGGCATTTGAACCGTGCATCAGAGATTTTGCATTCTGCAAAtctattattcaaattgatggaacatggttatacggaaaatggaagggtactttgcttatggatgttgcacaagatgacaacaataatgtctttcccattgcctttgctctggttgaaggtgaaaccgtTGGTGGTTGAGATTTCTtccttcgacatctcagaacacatgtcgctccacaagccaatcttTGTTTGGTTtcagatagacatgctgccattgagagtgcttacaataaccatgataacggatga includes these proteins:
- the LOC127123161 gene encoding transcription factor GTE12-like; the encoded protein is MSDNIKPSSLEPSMSHNTKPSSSTAPNTNPSNTQPRKRLIIKLSYPPGSRKRDSDSCATDENKRRKIQDSVKPTVSCYWVDSNYQTKSTVLSQPKSNGNVVENKKIIKNQVSNTTPLSQPKDNDNVVEDKKMIKNQVSKTTPLSQPKDNDNVVEDKKMIMNQVSKTTPLSQPKDNMKDSTTRGKECGLKKAMECVKRRQCWLILKRMLVDRDGWDLKDPPKIAKSDKCKIKAIGLKEIERKMRLYATEDEFASDMRLVFSNAMVTYPPRNHIYQIAKKFSDTFEHKWKSLKDMWELEDTKRSNIHNSTRY